In a genomic window of Acropora muricata isolate sample 2 chromosome 2, ASM3666990v1, whole genome shotgun sequence:
- the LOC136892163 gene encoding uncharacterized protein codes for MNVLYWIRGKGKQYLPFVANRIGEIQSQFVETEENPADLCSRGLSASRLKDNSLWWRGPDFLTKHESEWSKVKIKEGSEVKTEAKRKLTLTSSLNFVLPHMPQDRRWRLHPSNWSSWLRLTRVCAWVLRFVQNCRSSCQERLSESLSPEEIENAEILIIREAQQAAFTEEYHALQENKLISKKSRLKTLVPLLDEDGLIHCDGRLRFAEFLPYDMRFPIILPRGSWTTKLIVKHFHEAGHHVSGTNHILANLSTSSTRRNTPIGK; via the coding sequence ATGAATGTCCTGTATTGGATTCGCGGCAAAGGAAAGCAGTACCTTCCGTTTGTGGCAAACAGAATCGGAGAGATCCAAAGCCAATTCGTGGAAACGGAAGAGAATCCTGCTGATCTATGTTCCCGTGGTCTTTCAGCGTCGCGGCTTAAAGACAACTCCTTATGGTGGAGAGGGCCCGATTTTCTGACGAAGCACGAGTCTGAATGGTCAAAGGTTAAGATTAAAGAAGGATCAGAAGTAAAGACGGAAGCGAAGAGAAAGTTAACATTGACGTCATCACTGAACTTCGTACTACCCCACATGCCGCAGGATCGCAGGTGGAGACTCCATCCTTCTAACTGGTCCAGTTGGCTAAGGCTCACCAGAGTTTGCGCATGGGTCCTGAGGTTCGTTCAAAACTGCAGATCTTCCTGTCAAGAACGTCTTTCAGAGTCATTGTCCCCTGAGGAAATAGAAAACGCTGAAATACTAATTATCCGTGAAGCTCAGCAAGCTGCATTTACGGAGGAGTATCATGCCCTCCAAGAGAACAAgttgatttcaaagaaaagcCGTTTGAAAACATTAGTGCCTCTGCTGGACGAAGATGGTCTGATCCACTGCGATGGTCGTCTGCGATTCGCAGAGTTCCTTCCCTATGACATGCGATTTCCCATCATCCTCCCAAGAGGAAGCTGGACAACAAAATTGATCGTAAAACATTTCCACGAAGCTGGACATCACGTCTCAGGAACAAACCACATCCTTGCAAACTTGTCCACCAGCAGCACGAGAAGAAATACGCCAAtaggaaaatga
- the LOC136892172 gene encoding uncharacterized protein, whose product MVLYWPPDRRTIAKEIQTNLAYTLFCRPRVFDEINDSLKRFWEIETLGTQKSKPCILTVEEKIAFEKVNQSLVHDGEHYQVAVPWKSDCPTLPNNFEMACSRLKNTEKRLLRQPIVGQEYNQIIVSYLDKGYIHKIKETDKEPPIVWYLPHFPVCRPERMTTKTRIVFDASAKFQGTSLNEELYAGPKLQNSLFDVLLRFRRFPVAVACDVSEMYLQIRIPIDRSKFRFLWRNLEVDRKPDIYEFERVVFGDASAPFRAQFVSQENARIYQKEIPHTSTTVCKSTYMDDSLNSVRDNQTAIQLFEELQGLWAKAGMKAKKWLSNSPEVLTKIPQELRAYEINVKDSLPTANTLGILWRAQQDVLTFQAKKLPEEDKLTKRIILSKVAGGFDPLGLAGPFVVCAKILLQDMWTKGLDWDEPIDHELST is encoded by the coding sequence ATGGTCTTGTATTGGCCACCAGACAGAAGAACTATTGCCAAAGAGATACAAACGAATTTAGCGTACACTCTTTTCTGTAGACCGCGGGTGTTTGACGAAATTAACGACTCATTGAAGCGCTTCTGGGAAATCGAAACTCTGGGAACTCAGAAATCCAAGCCGTGTATTTTGACAGTTGAAGAGAAAATTGCTTTTGAGAAGGTGAATCAATCCTTAGTCCACGATGGTGAACATTACCAAGTGGCCGTTCCATGGAAGTCAGACTGCCCCACCCTACCGAACAACTTCGAAATGGCATGCAGTCGATTGAAAAACACAGAGAAGCGTCTGTTGAGGCAGCCTATAGTGGGACAAGAGTACAACCAAATTATCGTGTCGTACTTAGACAAGGGTTACATTCACAAGATTAAGGAGACAGACAAAGAACCGCCTATTGTCTGGTATCTTCCTCATTTCCCAGTTTGTCGTCCCGAAAGAATGACAACCAAGACGAGAATAGTCTTTGATGCCAGTGCCAAGTTTCAGGGAACGTCTTTGAACGAAGAGCTTTATGCAGGACCTAAGCTCCAAAACAGTCTGTTTGATGTGCTGCTGCGATTCCGTCGTTTTCCCGTTGCAGTTGCCTGTGATGTAAGTGAGATGTACTTACAGATTCGTATCCCAATAGATCGTTCAAAGTTCAGATTTCTCTGGAGGAATTTAGAAGTTGATCGAAAGCCTGATATCTACGAATTTGAACGAGTGGTATTCGGTGACGCTTCAGCCCCCTTTCGCGCACAGTTCGTGTCCCAGGAAAACGCAAGAATTTACCAGAAAGAGATTCCTCATACATCCACCACAGTCTGCAAGTCTACCTATATGGATGACTCACTAAATTCCGTGAGAGACAACCAGACGGCTATTCAGCTATTTGAAGAACTCCAAGGTCTGTGGGCAAAGGCCGGAATGAAAGCCAAGAAATGGCTCAGTAATTCACCGGAAGTGCTAACAAAGATTCCTCAAGAGCTACGAGCCTATGAGATCAACGTTAAAGATAGCTTACCTACTGCAAACACCCTTGGCATTTTATGGCGAGCCCAGCAAGACGTTTTGACTTTTCAAGCTAAAAAACTGCCTGAAGAAGACAAACTTACCAAGCGGATTATTCTCAGCAAAGTAGCGGGAGGTTTTGATCCTCTAGGTCTTGCTGGTCCTTTTGTCGTATGCGCAAAAATCCTCTTACAGGACATGTGGACCAAGGGCCTCGACTGGGACGAGCCTATTGATCACGAACTTTCAACTTGA
- the LOC136892178 gene encoding uncharacterized protein, producing the protein MEGDFEGKESVDDCETLLDKLRSQKRVCKMQLTKLYSPLLRLMSGEVTDVKELLTALEATHQNNLDVLQVLEDLIVIYQLKGDEQSLKRAEAEMEKVTTDTDREIATVKEFLTSLTLKTSPMSEATEFQGNPLEEKAPKSNVTGGISVGHVDKNLERIKLPKFNGDKTKFENFWATFESIVDETDEPAKYKMIRLKSCLEGKAEEAISRLGFSGEAYEEAKNTLKRRFGGERRQLQNYLEEIKKIRPLQEGNIQELEKFADILVSTVITLREHNRESELEPGSLLFSLVVEKIPKTMLSRYFRWAFESHRLESLQTLRDWMVEESEYQIKATESTEGLGAKGRQREDD; encoded by the coding sequence ATGGAAGGAGATTTTGAAGGTAAAGAAAGCGTCGACGATTGTGAGACATTGTTGGATAAATTAAGAAGTCAAAAGCGAGTGTGCAAAATGCAGTTAACAAAATTATATTCTCCTTTGTTGAGACTGATGTCAGGAGAAGTGACTGACGTCAAGGAGCTTTTAACCGCTCTAGAAGCAACACATCAAAATAATTTGGATGTCTTGCAAGTTTTGGAGGATTTAATCGTTATTTATCAATTGAAGGGAGACGAGCAAAGTTTGAAACGTGCCGAAGCCGAGATGGAGAAAGTAACGACAGATACGGACAGAGAAATTGCTACTGTAAAGGAATTTTTGACCTCACTTACATTGAAAACATCGCCAATGAGTGAAGCAACTGAGTTTCAAGGTAACCCGCTAGAAGAGAAGGCTCCAAAGTCAAACGTAACAGGAGGGATATCAGTTGGTCATGTGGATAAGAATTTAGAACGGATTAAGTTGCCAAAATTTAATGGAGACAAGACtaaattcgaaaatttttgGGCAACTTTTGAAAGTATCGTGGACGAAACCGATGAACCGGCCAAGTATAAAATGATCCGATTAAAATCGTGCCTTGAAGGCAAGGCAGAAGAAGCAATCTCAAGGTTGGGGTTCTCCGGAGAAGCCTACGAAGAAGCAAAAAACACATTAAAGCGTAGATTTGGTGGAGAAAGACGGCAGCTTCAGAACTACttggaagaaatcaagaaaattcgTCCACTTCAAGAGGGAAACATTCAGGAACTTGAGAAGTTTGCTGATATCCTTGTATCCACAGTTATAACTCTCCGTGAACACAACCGTGAAAGTGAGTTAGAACCTGGTAGTCTCCTCTTCTCTCTCGTTGTAGAGAAAATCCCGAAGACCATGCTGTCAAGGTATTTCCGTTGGGCTTTTGAGAGTCATCGATTGGAATCACTTCAAACCCTTCGAGATTGGATGGTCGAGGAATCCGAGTACCAAATAAAGGCTACAGAGAGCACTGAGGGCCTTGGTGCCAAGGGAAGGCAGAGAGAAGAtgactga